The Desulfobacterales bacterium genome includes a region encoding these proteins:
- a CDS encoding phage major capsid protein codes for MFGYSEEKEQIAALEKALGDLQERVKAERRTMTNFESGLARDISSKIEDLKMSLPNEPLTLERNFRNFSSRSTGGFTSFGEQMAAITSASIPGGRQDPRLFNATGLGESVPSDGSFLIQQDFSNQLLADIFDTSQLARRCRRIQLSGNSNGIKINGFDETSRATGSRFGGARGYWVDEASEITASKPKFRRIELSLKKLTGLVYATNEMLEDYQALGEVLRSAFTAELQFMLDDAIMNGTGAGQPLGIMNAGCLVSVAAEDGQASATVLAENVFKMYARLLPGSERSACWVINKNVLPQLFSMSVAVGTGGGPVFMPSGGISGKPYNSLLGLPIVIAEQAQTLGTAGDIVLADFSNGYILAEKGGIRTEVSIHVKFVYDESVYRVAYRVDGQPVRASALTPFKGSDTLSHFVALATRA; via the coding sequence ATGTTTGGATATTCAGAAGAAAAAGAACAAATCGCAGCCCTTGAGAAAGCTTTGGGCGATTTGCAAGAGAGAGTAAAAGCCGAACGTCGGACAATGACGAATTTTGAATCTGGGCTAGCACGCGACATCTCTTCCAAGATTGAAGATCTGAAAATGTCGCTGCCAAACGAGCCGCTGACGCTGGAAAGAAATTTTCGCAATTTTTCGAGCAGAAGCACCGGTGGCTTTACGAGTTTTGGCGAGCAAATGGCGGCGATCACCTCGGCGTCAATCCCGGGCGGGCGGCAAGATCCGAGGCTTTTCAATGCTACCGGCTTAGGGGAATCTGTCCCCTCCGACGGCTCTTTCCTGATTCAGCAGGACTTCTCGAATCAACTGCTGGCGGATATCTTCGACACTTCGCAGCTGGCAAGACGCTGTCGGCGGATTCAACTATCAGGCAACTCAAACGGCATCAAAATCAACGGGTTCGATGAAACTTCACGAGCGACAGGTAGTCGTTTCGGTGGTGCGCGTGGCTATTGGGTTGACGAAGCTTCGGAGATTACGGCCAGTAAACCGAAGTTCAGAAGAATAGAACTTTCCCTCAAAAAGTTGACGGGCTTAGTCTACGCCACCAACGAAATGCTTGAAGATTATCAAGCACTTGGCGAAGTTCTACGGTCTGCGTTTACTGCTGAATTGCAGTTCATGTTGGACGATGCGATCATGAACGGCACGGGGGCAGGACAACCGCTTGGCATTATGAATGCCGGTTGTCTCGTATCCGTTGCGGCGGAGGATGGGCAAGCATCGGCTACCGTTTTGGCGGAGAACGTCTTTAAGATGTATGCGCGATTACTTCCCGGTTCTGAGCGGTCGGCGTGTTGGGTCATTAACAAAAACGTTCTGCCGCAACTTTTTAGCATGTCCGTAGCGGTCGGGACCGGCGGTGGGCCGGTGTTTATGCCGAGTGGTGGTATTAGTGGAAAGCCCTACAACAGCCTGTTGGGGTTGCCGATAGTGATCGCGGAACAGGCTCAAACTCTCGGAACCGCTGGGGATATCGTGTTGGCTGACTTCTCGAATGGCTACATTTTGGCCGAGAAAGGCGGAATTCGAACGGAAGTAAGCATCCATGTAAAATTTGTCTACGATGAATCCGTGTACCGCGTGGCATATCGCGTTGATGGGCAACCCGTCAGGGCCAGCGCGTTGACACCGTTCAAAGGTAGTGACACCTTGTCGCACTTCGTGGCTCTCGCCACCAGGGCGTAA
- a CDS encoding tyrosine-type recombinase/integrase, whose translation MAIRKRTYKDGSTRYMVDFYDQKGVRQRETLPGGTTYKDAKEKLRGYEIAADKGVYVPDAERLFFGMVAADWVLYKKDKVRFSTWSVLDGHIRNHLQDFEGIKIDKVSVARIEKWISAKREDGMNVVTLRKVLVTLGQIFKYAFRHKYVAVNPMLALEAVTAPSTTKPEMVVLKPEQIRSLLDATTSQKYKMLFRLAVFSGCRQGELLGLKWPDVLWESNQIAVNRTFNNGRFYDPKTAGSRRRVDLGPDTMLELKRWQIACPPNEMELVFPNDAGNPINHNNMVNRAFIPALKAAGLPVIRFHALRHTYASLKIRQGANIKYIQEQMGHSKPTITLNVYAHLFDASNAESAQGLEKIIFEK comes from the coding sequence ATGGCTATCAGGAAACGCACATATAAAGACGGTTCAACGCGCTATATGGTCGACTTTTACGATCAGAAAGGCGTAAGGCAACGCGAAACGCTGCCAGGAGGGACAACCTATAAGGATGCGAAAGAAAAGCTACGTGGCTATGAGATAGCCGCTGATAAAGGTGTTTATGTTCCTGATGCCGAACGGCTGTTTTTTGGAATGGTGGCGGCTGATTGGGTGCTTTACAAAAAAGATAAGGTCAGATTTTCTACGTGGTCTGTCCTTGACGGCCATATCCGAAACCACCTTCAGGATTTTGAAGGAATCAAAATTGATAAAGTATCCGTAGCCCGGATTGAAAAGTGGATATCTGCCAAACGTGAAGATGGAATGAACGTTGTAACACTTCGCAAGGTGCTGGTCACTCTCGGACAGATTTTTAAATATGCCTTCAGACATAAATATGTAGCGGTGAATCCCATGTTGGCGCTTGAGGCTGTCACGGCGCCGAGCACCACAAAGCCGGAAATGGTTGTTTTAAAGCCAGAGCAGATCCGCTCGTTATTAGATGCAACGACCAGCCAGAAATACAAAATGTTATTCCGTTTGGCGGTGTTTTCCGGTTGTCGGCAAGGTGAGCTATTGGGGTTAAAATGGCCTGATGTTTTATGGGAATCAAATCAGATTGCCGTCAACAGGACTTTCAACAATGGCCGGTTCTATGACCCAAAGACGGCAGGGAGTCGGCGTCGTGTTGACCTGGGGCCGGATACCATGCTTGAGTTGAAGCGGTGGCAGATCGCTTGCCCGCCCAACGAGATGGAGCTGGTTTTTCCGAACGATGCCGGAAATCCAATAAATCATAACAATATGGTTAACAGGGCTTTTATTCCCGCATTAAAGGCGGCGGGTTTGCCGGTTATCCGCTTCCACGCGCTACGGCATACCTACGCCAGTTTGAAGATCCGCCAGGGCGCAAACATTAAATACATACAAGAGCAGATGGGGCACTCGAAACCGACGATCACCTTGAACGTGTACGCTCATTTGTTCGATGCCAGCAACGCGGAATCGGCACAAGGTCTTGAGAAGATTATATTTGAGAAGTAA
- a CDS encoding chemotaxis protein CheW, which translates to MRFGMESIAYSDRTCIVVVEIEGAPSRILIGSIVDSVSEMLNIKDEDIENAPTLGAKLNTESILGMAKMEGGLKILLNIDHVLDVEKLARFQEMD; encoded by the coding sequence ATCAGGTTCGGCATGGAATCGATAGCCTATTCCGATCGAACCTGCATTGTGGTCGTGGAAATCGAAGGCGCTCCCAGCCGTATCCTTATCGGCAGTATCGTTGATTCCGTATCGGAAATGTTGAATATCAAAGACGAAGATATTGAAAATGCGCCGACGTTAGGCGCCAAACTGAATACCGAATCTATTTTGGGAATGGCGAAAATGGAGGGCGGCCTTAAAATCCTTTTGAATATCGATCATGTTCTTGATGTGGAAAAATTAGCCCGGTTTCAAGAAATGGATTAG
- a CDS encoding DUF1178 family protein yields MIVFDLKCAFGHTFEGWFDDNRDFEFQKDKGLLTCPVCNDGDISKALSTFAIKGATEASPQKRHADELAALGAKLLDFVEKNFDNVGADFAKEALKMHYGVAEQRNIRGYSTQAEEKTLQEEGVPFFKFPPKEPADS; encoded by the coding sequence ATGATCGTTTTTGATTTAAAATGCGCATTTGGGCACACCTTCGAGGGATGGTTTGACGACAATCGGGATTTTGAGTTTCAAAAAGATAAGGGGCTCTTAACTTGTCCCGTTTGTAATGATGGCGACATCAGCAAGGCGCTCTCGACATTTGCCATTAAAGGTGCCACCGAAGCGTCTCCGCAGAAGCGTCATGCCGACGAACTCGCGGCGCTTGGTGCAAAGTTATTGGATTTTGTTGAAAAAAACTTCGACAATGTGGGCGCCGACTTTGCCAAGGAGGCATTAAAGATGCATTACGGTGTGGCCGAGCAGCGGAACATTCGCGGGTACAGCACCCAAGCGGAAGAAAAAACGTTACAGGAAGAAGGCGTTCCCTTTTTTAAGTTCCCACCCAAAGAGCCCGCCGATAGTTAG
- a CDS encoding TIGR04211 family SH3 domain-containing protein has translation MTYVKPLAWTIILFLSFTLSAAAKTKYVADIREITLRTGPGTEYKISAFIPSGNPLTVIEEADTWTKVQTSDGKEGWVLSRFIQTELPNSIVLKKLQTLHDVLVTEKAGLATENELLKTKNKEMEADLAGIRETLSRVETDYETLKKESADFIALKAKLKTSTALLSEAQEKAIQYEKDYTRLYNDQRIKWFLFGAGVLLLGIIIGYGAKSQRKKSVLR, from the coding sequence ATGACATATGTCAAGCCCCTTGCCTGGACCATCATCCTTTTTTTGTCCTTTACCCTTTCCGCGGCCGCTAAAACAAAGTATGTCGCCGATATTAGAGAAATAACGCTAAGAACCGGGCCTGGTACCGAATATAAGATATCCGCTTTTATTCCTTCGGGTAACCCCCTGACGGTAATAGAGGAAGCGGACACTTGGACAAAGGTGCAAACCAGCGACGGAAAAGAAGGATGGGTGCTGAGCCGATTTATTCAAACGGAATTACCCAACAGTATAGTACTTAAAAAACTCCAAACCCTTCATGACGTTCTCGTTACCGAAAAAGCGGGCTTGGCCACCGAGAATGAACTGCTAAAAACAAAAAACAAAGAAATGGAAGCCGATTTAGCCGGCATACGTGAAACCCTAAGCCGTGTGGAAACCGACTATGAAACCTTAAAAAAAGAGTCGGCCGATTTTATCGCACTTAAAGCCAAACTAAAAACTTCCACGGCGTTGCTGTCAGAAGCGCAGGAAAAGGCGATACAATATGAAAAGGACTATACCCGTCTTTACAATGATCAACGGATCAAGTGGTTTCTTTTCGGCGCGGGCGTTTTGCTGCTGGGGATTATCATCGGTTACGGTGCAAAGTCGCAACGAAAAAAATCTGTGCTGAGATAG